The following are encoded in a window of Paenibacillaceae bacterium GAS479 genomic DNA:
- a CDS encoding Copper amine oxidase N-terminal domain-containing protein has product MKWNKRLKYVVGSALLASVLFNGSSAYAAAPSVFVNGGLQYDAMMVKGNAMIKLRALTDQAWIVFSYDPKTRVVMFHTKDNKIMVKLKEGEKKANVNGKSVSIDAGVVNKNGLTYVPLRFISETLGAYVKYNAKDNRVIVRTPTAQQEYETLMHGDLTEAREIALKLPGFSGDAPMLKGGEGYHYYGFTFPEGEALRFSIDNAGYDYGYYEVNEEGLAIKKWQYDDVAKREWGVKPKFKSSVYFLNQWASGLYTFGKTDEQGNSQELGKLRSEEVDGRVVPIKGEKRTDD; this is encoded by the coding sequence ATGAAATGGAATAAAAGGCTCAAATACGTAGTTGGTTCCGCTCTGCTTGCCAGTGTCCTCTTCAACGGTTCATCAGCTTATGCAGCAGCTCCTTCTGTCTTCGTGAACGGGGGGCTTCAATACGACGCGATGATGGTCAAGGGAAATGCCATGATCAAATTGCGGGCACTGACGGATCAGGCGTGGATTGTGTTTTCATATGATCCGAAGACGCGTGTTGTGATGTTTCATACAAAAGATAACAAGATTATGGTGAAATTGAAGGAAGGGGAGAAGAAAGCGAACGTGAACGGCAAATCCGTGTCGATTGACGCCGGAGTCGTGAACAAGAACGGACTGACTTATGTGCCGCTTCGGTTCATCAGCGAGACGCTTGGCGCTTATGTAAAGTATAACGCGAAAGACAACCGTGTCATCGTGCGAACTCCTACAGCTCAGCAAGAATATGAGACGCTGATGCACGGCGATTTGACGGAAGCACGCGAGATCGCGTTAAAACTGCCGGGGTTCTCGGGGGATGCGCCAATGTTGAAAGGTGGTGAAGGGTATCATTATTATGGTTTCACATTCCCCGAAGGAGAAGCCTTGCGATTTAGTATCGATAATGCAGGTTACGACTATGGGTACTACGAGGTCAATGAAGAAGGATTAGCGATCAAGAAATGGCAGTATGATGATGTAGCTAAGCGTGAATGGGGTGTGAAACCGAAGTTTAAAAGCTCGGTCTATTTCCTAAATCAGTGGGCGAGCGGTTTATATACTTTCGGCAAAACCGATGAGCAAGGGAATAGTCAGGAGCTTGGCAAGCTTCGATCTGAAGAAGTCGACGGAAGAGTCGTTCCGATTAAAGGTGAGAAGCGCACGGATGATTAA